A single genomic interval of Koleobacter methoxysyntrophicus harbors:
- a CDS encoding ABC transporter ATP-binding protein: MAAILNIDNIVFRYGSHDILKEISLNISKGDFVGILGPNGSGKTTLLKTITRVCRPVKGIILIDNKDIYGYSIKEFAQKIAFVPQDTSINFDFTVEDIILMGRNPYLKPLKRENIEDYRVVMRSMELTDTLKFKDKKITQLSGGEMQRVLIARALAQEPEILILDEPTSHLDINYKFEILELLKIMNMKGNITVIIALHDINLASLYCKKIILLKDGRIFAAGIPEEVVSSKNLEIVFKVKANIYKHPVTGKPYATFLYENEIEDLKKISNNRRLKIHVIGGGGQASLLLRDLHKKGYTLTAGVLNIGDSDWKTAKQLKIQVIEESPFAPISYKSYQENIELMKSADLVVLGNIPFGYGNIANLEGLLMVMDCGKKAYIIKGDPVTARDYTGGRGQQIYEGILKKGAILVNDYTELDCYIKEEFFK; this comes from the coding sequence CATGACATTTTGAAGGAAATAAGTTTAAATATTAGCAAAGGAGATTTCGTAGGGATTTTAGGGCCAAATGGCTCCGGCAAAACCACATTATTAAAAACCATAACACGGGTTTGCAGACCTGTAAAAGGAATAATCTTAATTGATAATAAAGATATATACGGTTATTCTATCAAAGAATTCGCTCAAAAGATAGCGTTTGTTCCCCAGGACACTAGTATTAATTTTGATTTTACGGTGGAAGACATAATACTCATGGGAAGAAATCCATATTTAAAGCCTTTAAAAAGAGAAAATATCGAAGATTACCGTGTAGTTATGCGGTCTATGGAATTGACAGATACCCTCAAATTTAAGGATAAAAAGATTACACAGCTTAGTGGTGGTGAGATGCAGAGAGTGCTTATAGCACGGGCTCTTGCTCAGGAGCCGGAAATATTGATTCTCGATGAGCCAACTTCCCATCTTGATATAAATTATAAATTTGAAATTTTAGAGCTATTGAAGATTATGAATATGAAAGGAAATATTACAGTAATAATTGCCCTTCATGATATTAATTTAGCTTCTTTATACTGCAAGAAAATAATTCTGTTGAAAGACGGTAGAATTTTTGCAGCCGGGATTCCGGAAGAGGTTGTAAGCAGCAAAAATCTAGAAATAGTTTTTAAAGTAAAGGCAAATATATATAAACATCCGGTAACAGGTAAACCATATGCAACCTTTTTGTATGAGAATGAAATAGAAGATTTAAAGAAGATTTCAAATAACAGACGCTTAAAAATCCATGTTATAGGCGGAGGTGGTCAGGCCTCTTTATTATTAAGGGATTTACATAAAAAAGGATATACTCTAACTGCCGGTGTGCTGAATATCGGAGACTCTGATTGGAAAACGGCCAAACAACTTAAGATTCAGGTTATAGAAGAATCGCCTTTTGCACCTATATCATATAAAAGTTATCAGGAGAATATAGAACTTATGAAATCAGCAGATTTGGTAGTGCTGGGGAATATTCCTTTCGGTTACGGAAATATAGCTAATTTAGAAGGGCTTTTGATGGTGATGGATTGCGGTAAAAAAGCATATATAATCAAAGGTGATCCCGTTACCGCAAGGGACTATACCGGAGGTAGAGGCCAACAAATCTATGAGGGCATTTTAAAAAAAGGGGCAATATTGGTAAATGATTATACTGAACTGGATTGCTATATAAAGGAAGAATTCTTCAAATAG
- a CDS encoding NAD(P)/FAD-dependent oxidoreductase, giving the protein MKKAIAVIGGGAAGMIAAGRGAELGAEVHLFERNGILGKKLLISGKGRCNLTNNSDIEEIISNLPGNGSFLYSSLYKFSNKDLINFFNSLGLKTKVERGQRVFPKTDKSSHVVKALEAYMRKNGVDVHLGQRVKDILINRGEVSGIRLFSGQILTFTKVILATGGLSYPQTGSSGDGYHIAEKLGHTIIPLKPSLVPLCTEEDWVKRLQGLTLKNTLVSAYYKNKKISEEFGELLFTHFGVSGPVILTMSREIVKYLSKGKVNLKINLKPALTWEQLDNRLQRDFAKYSRKLFKNGLNDLLPLKLIPVIIQLSNIPSEKPINQITKEERRALLETLMNLPLTIIKHRPIEEAIVTMGGISTKEIDPNTLESKIIKGLYFAGEIIDIDGFTGGYNLQAAFSTGYAAGTASASEIVNE; this is encoded by the coding sequence ATGAAAAAGGCTATAGCTGTAATTGGTGGAGGTGCTGCAGGAATGATTGCAGCAGGACGGGGGGCAGAATTAGGAGCTGAAGTGCATCTGTTTGAGAGAAACGGTATATTAGGGAAAAAATTACTGATTTCAGGTAAAGGTCGGTGCAATTTAACCAATAACTCAGATATAGAAGAAATTATTTCTAACCTACCGGGAAATGGTTCCTTTTTATACAGTTCTTTATACAAGTTTTCGAATAAGGATTTAATAAATTTTTTTAATTCCTTAGGCCTGAAAACAAAAGTCGAGAGGGGACAGCGTGTTTTTCCGAAAACTGATAAATCTTCTCATGTTGTAAAGGCTCTTGAAGCTTATATGAGAAAAAATGGGGTTGATGTACACCTAGGTCAAAGGGTTAAAGATATTTTAATAAATAGAGGAGAGGTTTCCGGTATTAGATTGTTTAGCGGCCAAATTTTAACATTTACAAAAGTAATTTTAGCTACCGGTGGTTTATCATATCCTCAAACGGGTTCTAGTGGGGACGGATACCATATTGCAGAGAAGCTAGGCCATACGATTATTCCGCTAAAGCCATCTTTAGTTCCTCTTTGTACTGAAGAAGACTGGGTTAAACGACTACAGGGTTTAACATTAAAAAACACTCTTGTTTCGGCCTATTACAAGAATAAAAAAATTAGTGAAGAATTTGGAGAACTTCTATTTACTCATTTCGGAGTTTCAGGCCCTGTTATATTAACCATGAGCCGGGAGATTGTAAAATATTTAAGCAAAGGTAAAGTTAATTTAAAAATAAATCTAAAACCCGCTCTAACATGGGAGCAGCTGGATAACAGACTTCAAAGAGATTTCGCAAAATATTCACGCAAATTATTCAAAAATGGATTGAATGATTTATTACCTTTAAAACTTATACCTGTTATAATACAATTGTCCAATATTCCTTCCGAAAAACCTATAAATCAAATAACAAAAGAAGAGAGAAGGGCTTTACTAGAAACTTTAATGAATCTGCCATTAACTATAATTAAACATAGACCCATTGAAGAAGCAATAGTAACAATGGGCGGTATCTCAACAAAAGAAATAGATCCAAATACCCTTGAATCAAAAATAATTAAAGGGCTTTACTTTGCCGGTGAAATTATCGATATTGATGGTTTTACCGGAGGATATAATCTCCAAGCAGCATTTTCAACCGGCTATGCTGCTGGTACGGCCAGCGCATCTGAAATTGTTAATGAATAA
- the aroH gene encoding chorismate mutase → MVIRGVRGAITVKENSSEEIVEKTRILLEKMVQANNIKFHDISAIFFSMTPDLNAAFPAQAARHMGMNLVPLMCFQEIPVPDALSKCIRILLLFNTDKTIEEINHIYLEGAKILRPDLQPR, encoded by the coding sequence ATGGTTATTCGAGGAGTAAGGGGTGCTATAACGGTTAAGGAAAATTCATCAGAGGAAATAGTAGAAAAAACCAGAATACTTTTGGAAAAGATGGTACAAGCCAATAATATTAAATTTCACGATATCTCGGCAATCTTCTTCTCTATGACCCCAGATTTAAATGCTGCTTTTCCTGCTCAAGCAGCAAGACATATGGGTATGAATTTAGTACCGTTAATGTGTTTTCAGGAGATTCCGGTTCCAGACGCATTAAGTAAATGCATAAGAATCCTATTGCTTTTTAATACAGACAAAACTATTGAAGAAATAAATCATATTTATCTAGAAGGTGCTAAAATCTTGCGTCCAGATTTGCAACCCAGGTAG
- the cmk gene encoding (d)CMP kinase has protein sequence MNIAIDGPAGAGKSTIAKILAEKLGMNYIDTGAMYRAITLKAIENNIDFNDVSSLINLVNNTDIKISNGRIYLDSKDVTDKIRTPLVSQKVSKIAAISEIREKMICLQRELAENGNVIMDGRDIGTVVLPNASLKFFITATVEERAKRRFLELKAKGYDVNYDNIKKEILSRDEQDMKRKISPLKLAEDAIVIDTSNKEIEEIIQEILQQHITRR, from the coding sequence ATGAATATTGCTATTGATGGTCCCGCAGGAGCCGGTAAAAGTACTATTGCTAAAATTCTGGCAGAAAAGTTGGGCATGAACTATATAGATACCGGTGCTATGTATAGGGCAATAACTCTAAAGGCAATTGAAAACAATATCGACTTTAACGATGTATCTTCATTAATTAATCTTGTCAATAATACAGATATTAAAATATCTAATGGCAGAATATACCTGGACAGCAAAGATGTAACAGATAAAATAAGGACCCCACTTGTTAGTCAGAAGGTATCGAAAATTGCTGCAATTTCTGAAATAAGGGAAAAAATGATATGTCTTCAGAGGGAATTGGCTGAAAATGGCAATGTGATTATGGATGGTAGGGACATAGGTACAGTTGTGCTGCCCAATGCCTCTTTAAAGTTTTTCATAACTGCAACCGTTGAGGAAAGGGCAAAAAGACGTTTCTTAGAATTGAAGGCAAAGGGGTATGATGTTAATTATGATAATATCAAGAAAGAAATACTATCAAGGGACGAACAAGATATGAAGCGTAAAATTTCCCCTTTAAAGCTGGCAGAAGATGCAATAGTAATTGATACATCAAATAAAGAAATAGAAGAAATAATTCAAGAGATACTACAACAGCATATCACCAGGAGGTAA
- a CDS encoding lysophospholipid acyltransferase family protein, with protein MLYTIGKILFSIIFSLLFKWEITGAENIPDKGPLIICSNHISWWDPPLVGCSIKRRIYFMAKEELFKNPILGYILKAVGAFPIKRGEADRKAIRKSLEILEQAKVLGLFPEGTRSKTGELQKPEPGVALIALKSNAQILPVAIKGPYKLFKPVKVIVGKPYRLSYSGGKLTTQILQQYSKQIMEKIKLLLGT; from the coding sequence ATGTTATATACAATCGGCAAAATTCTTTTTAGTATTATTTTTTCTCTATTGTTTAAGTGGGAAATAACCGGTGCGGAAAACATCCCTGATAAAGGGCCTTTGATAATCTGCTCAAATCATATAAGCTGGTGGGATCCCCCATTGGTTGGTTGCAGTATAAAAAGAAGGATATATTTTATGGCAAAAGAGGAGCTTTTCAAAAATCCGATATTGGGGTATATATTAAAAGCAGTGGGGGCATTTCCTATAAAAAGGGGAGAAGCTGATAGAAAAGCTATCAGGAAATCACTGGAGATTTTAGAGCAGGCAAAAGTTTTAGGCCTCTTCCCAGAAGGCACAAGAAGCAAGACAGGTGAACTACAAAAACCGGAGCCAGGAGTTGCATTAATAGCTCTAAAATCAAATGCCCAGATTTTGCCTGTGGCAATTAAGGGCCCATATAAACTTTTTAAACCAGTCAAGGTTATAGTAGGTAAGCCATATAGATTAAGTTATAGCGGAGGAAAGTTAACAACTCAGATCCTACAACAATATAGTAAACAGATAATGGAAAAAATAAAATTGTTACTGGGAACTTGA
- a CDS encoding bifunctional 4-hydroxy-3-methylbut-2-enyl diphosphate reductase/30S ribosomal protein S1 gives MNLILAEHAGFCFGVKRALNLLEGALNQKKPIYTLGPLIHNPQVVEYFKKRGVKVVENLSQINKQNAVIVFRTHGVSPEIFSEARERGLSIIDATCPFVKRVQKKARQLLRQGYQVIIVGDPLHPEVQAINSWCENKAKIVNNQADLNNLHFCDKLGVVSQTTTNKDIWAKIVEDLKQKFPEAKTFNTICNATSQRQKAAKELASAVDLMIVIGGYNSSNTRKLAELCKNIGTKTYHIEEAKELDPAWLKKAKNVGITAGASTPDWIIKEVISKMKEISEKDLMEHETPQGGENLNKEEAVTGQNQDLKEKYEETFVTLKPGEVITGTVVQVNENEVMVNVGYKSDGIIPLHELSAESFASPEEIVKNGDKIDVYVLKIEDKEGNLILSKKRADIKKAWDEIENIYQNKDEIEAEVTEQVKGGLLANVKGLRGFIPASHVALHYVPDLGEYIGKKLKFKIIEVDKKKNRIILSHKIVMEEEQERKRKETWESIKEGQIIKGKVQRLTDFGAFVDVGGVDGLIHISELSWGVVKEGDEIEVKVLGVDRERGRISLGLKQILPDPWENIEEKYKIGTIITGKVVKLVNFGAFVEVEPGVEGLVHISQISREHIAKPEDVLAVGQEIKAKILDITPEEHKMSLSIREAEGSDYNRKQNETAINSEKNERSGVTIGEMFGDLFEETQKGFQED, from the coding sequence TTGAATTTAATCTTAGCAGAACATGCTGGTTTCTGTTTTGGGGTGAAAAGGGCTTTAAATCTCTTAGAAGGAGCTTTAAACCAAAAAAAACCGATTTATACATTAGGGCCCCTCATCCATAATCCCCAGGTTGTTGAATATTTTAAAAAACGCGGGGTAAAGGTTGTTGAAAATTTAAGCCAGATAAATAAACAGAATGCTGTTATTGTTTTTCGGACCCATGGAGTTAGCCCTGAAATCTTTTCAGAAGCCCGAGAAAGAGGGCTATCAATTATAGATGCAACATGTCCGTTTGTAAAAAGAGTCCAGAAAAAAGCAAGACAACTACTAAGACAAGGTTACCAGGTTATAATTGTAGGTGATCCACTTCATCCGGAAGTTCAGGCTATTAACAGCTGGTGTGAAAATAAAGCTAAAATAGTAAATAATCAAGCAGATTTAAACAACCTTCATTTTTGCGATAAATTAGGAGTAGTATCCCAAACAACCACAAATAAAGATATATGGGCAAAAATTGTTGAAGATTTAAAACAAAAGTTCCCAGAGGCTAAGACCTTTAACACTATTTGCAATGCAACTAGTCAGCGGCAAAAAGCAGCAAAGGAGTTGGCATCTGCAGTCGATTTGATGATTGTTATAGGAGGATATAATAGTTCAAATACCCGAAAACTTGCGGAGCTTTGCAAGAATATAGGAACAAAAACTTATCACATTGAAGAAGCAAAAGAATTAGACCCTGCATGGCTCAAAAAAGCAAAAAATGTAGGAATTACTGCGGGTGCTTCAACCCCTGATTGGATAATAAAGGAGGTAATAAGCAAAATGAAAGAGATTTCTGAAAAAGACCTTATGGAGCACGAAACTCCTCAAGGAGGAGAAAATTTAAATAAGGAGGAAGCTGTTACAGGCCAAAACCAGGATTTAAAAGAAAAGTATGAAGAAACTTTTGTTACGCTTAAACCGGGTGAAGTCATAACAGGAACAGTAGTACAGGTAAATGAAAATGAAGTAATGGTAAATGTGGGTTATAAATCAGATGGTATAATTCCCCTTCACGAATTATCCGCCGAAAGTTTTGCCTCACCTGAAGAAATTGTAAAGAACGGCGATAAAATTGATGTCTATGTTTTAAAGATAGAAGATAAAGAGGGCAATTTAATACTATCTAAAAAAAGGGCAGATATTAAAAAGGCTTGGGATGAAATAGAAAATATATATCAAAACAAAGATGAAATAGAAGCGGAAGTGACAGAACAAGTAAAAGGCGGTCTACTAGCAAATGTAAAAGGTTTAAGAGGCTTTATTCCAGCATCTCACGTTGCCCTGCATTATGTTCCTGACCTTGGTGAATATATTGGGAAAAAATTGAAATTTAAGATAATAGAAGTAGATAAAAAGAAAAATAGAATAATACTATCCCATAAAATCGTAATGGAAGAAGAACAGGAAAGGAAGAGAAAAGAAACATGGGAAAGTATTAAGGAAGGTCAAATTATTAAAGGAAAAGTTCAGCGTTTAACGGATTTTGGAGCCTTTGTTGATGTTGGCGGAGTAGATGGATTAATTCATATATCCGAATTGTCATGGGGTGTTGTAAAAGAAGGAGATGAAATAGAGGTTAAGGTCCTCGGTGTTGATAGAGAGCGAGGTAGAATATCCTTAGGCCTTAAACAAATATTGCCTGATCCATGGGAAAATATAGAAGAGAAATACAAGATTGGTACAATTATTACCGGAAAAGTTGTTAAATTGGTGAATTTTGGAGCTTTTGTTGAAGTAGAACCGGGGGTTGAAGGTTTGGTTCATATTTCGCAGATATCCCGCGAACATATAGCAAAACCTGAAGATGTGCTGGCTGTTGGCCAGGAAATCAAAGCAAAGATACTGGATATAACTCCTGAGGAACATAAAATGAGTTTAAGTATTAGAGAAGCAGAAGGTAGCGACTATAATAGAAAACAAAACGAAACTGCAATCAACTCCGAAAAAAATGAGAGAAGCGGTGTTACTATTGGAGAAATGTTTGGAGATCTATTTGAAGAAACCCAAAAGGGTTTCCAGGAAGATTAA
- the fni gene encoding type 2 isopentenyl-diphosphate Delta-isomerase encodes MEKRKQRKLQHLDLFIKLFDNNRPDVFQNYSFVHNSLPELSLSDIDLGTSLFNNKLKINSPFIINAITGGIEQGKEINRALASAAKELGIPMAVGSQYVALRDTSIIDTFKVVREENPKGIIFANSGAMVSLQSAQTIVDMIEANALQIHLNIPQEVVMDEGDRSFKGYLFNIEQIVKRLEVPVIVKEVGFGISGKVARKLADIGVSGIDIGGKGGTNFIEIEQERSRNTIGNLFKDWGIPTGISLVECIKSVPEHVDIIASGGIRDGLNTAKALALGAKCVGIAGLFLYILLTKGQNELINTIKKLEKELKLTMLMLGAKNPRELTRCPVVITGKSKEWLELRGYDVSFFAKR; translated from the coding sequence TTGGAAAAAAGAAAGCAAAGAAAATTGCAGCATTTAGATCTATTTATTAAATTATTTGATAATAATAGACCGGATGTTTTTCAAAATTATAGTTTTGTTCACAATAGCCTTCCAGAATTATCTTTGTCTGATATAGATTTAGGAACTTCCCTTTTTAATAATAAATTAAAAATTAATTCTCCTTTTATAATTAATGCGATAACGGGGGGAATAGAACAGGGGAAAGAAATAAATAGAGCCCTGGCCTCAGCAGCAAAAGAGCTTGGGATACCCATGGCTGTTGGTTCTCAATATGTTGCATTAAGAGATACTTCCATAATTGACACATTTAAGGTAGTTAGAGAAGAAAATCCCAAAGGGATTATTTTCGCAAATTCAGGTGCTATGGTTTCTTTACAGTCTGCTCAAACAATAGTAGATATGATTGAGGCTAATGCCCTTCAAATACATTTGAATATACCACAAGAAGTTGTTATGGATGAAGGAGATCGAAGTTTTAAAGGTTACCTTTTCAATATAGAACAAATTGTTAAAAGATTAGAAGTGCCTGTAATAGTTAAAGAAGTAGGTTTTGGCATTTCAGGAAAGGTTGCTCGAAAATTAGCAGATATTGGAGTATCGGGAATAGATATTGGAGGAAAAGGCGGGACAAATTTCATTGAGATTGAACAAGAACGTTCAAGAAACACAATAGGAAATTTATTTAAGGATTGGGGCATACCTACTGGGATCAGTTTGGTTGAATGTATAAAATCAGTTCCTGAACACGTAGATATTATTGCTTCTGGAGGCATACGGGACGGCCTTAACACTGCAAAAGCTCTTGCTTTAGGAGCTAAATGCGTCGGAATTGCCGGTCTTTTTCTCTACATATTATTAACCAAAGGGCAAAATGAATTAATAAACACTATTAAAAAGCTGGAAAAAGAATTAAAACTGACAATGTTAATGTTAGGGGCTAAAAATCCAAGAGAACTGACAAGATGTCCTGTAGTTATAACGGGTAAATCTAAAGAATGGCTAGAATTAAGGGGATATGACGTATCTTTTTTTGCTAAAAGATAA
- the speD gene encoding adenosylmethionine decarboxylase: protein MNALGRHILAEIYGCKAEILNDRKRIEEIMVKAALEAGAEVREVAFHKFSPQGVSGVVVISESHLAIHTWPELGYAAVDVFTCGERVNPWDACNLITSMFNAKHMTATEVKRGIFEEEVKVSNL, encoded by the coding sequence ATGAACGCTTTGGGCCGTCATATTTTGGCAGAAATTTATGGGTGTAAAGCCGAGATACTAAATGACCGTAAACGTATCGAAGAGATTATGGTCAAGGCTGCCCTAGAAGCAGGAGCAGAAGTACGAGAAGTGGCTTTCCATAAATTTAGCCCTCAAGGGGTGAGTGGTGTTGTAGTTATTTCAGAATCTCACCTTGCTATCCATACTTGGCCAGAACTTGGATATGCAGCAGTAGATGTATTTACTTGTGGTGAACGGGTTAATCCGTGGGATGCCTGTAACCTTATTACCAGTATGTTCAATGCCAAGCATATGACTGCAACCGAGGTGAAACGAGGAATTTTTGAAGAAGAGGTAAAGGTTTCAAATCTTTAA
- the ndk gene encoding nucleoside-diphosphate kinase translates to METTFVMIKPDGVKRRIVGEIIHRLEKKGLEIVDIKLLNLSKELAEEHYSEHKGKEFFDQLIEYITSGPVIAMVVKGNNAIQAVRQLMGNTDPIKAAPGTIRGDYGLTIRENLVHGSDSLESSKREISLFFNKNL, encoded by the coding sequence TTGGAAACGACCTTTGTTATGATTAAGCCTGATGGAGTAAAAAGGAGAATAGTAGGAGAAATAATCCATAGGTTAGAGAAAAAGGGACTGGAAATAGTTGACATTAAATTGCTGAATCTTTCTAAAGAACTCGCTGAAGAACATTATTCAGAACACAAAGGGAAGGAATTTTTTGATCAATTAATAGAATATATTACCTCTGGCCCTGTAATAGCCATGGTTGTAAAAGGCAATAATGCAATACAAGCCGTTAGACAATTAATGGGAAATACAGATCCGATAAAAGCAGCTCCGGGGACTATTAGAGGGGATTACGGGTTAACGATAAGAGAAAACCTGGTACACGGATCAGATTCTCTTGAAAGCTCAAAACGGGAAATTTCATTATTTTTCAACAAAAATCTTTAA
- a CDS encoding CheR family methyltransferase: MSADYEYFKLKIKQKTGINLTYYKEKQMKRRIDSLVKRNNCTSYEEYLKLLEKSKERFEEFINYLTINVSEFFRNKAQWVILEKKIIPLLLDYRKKDLKIWSAACSTGEEPYSVVMLLTKFLDLSFIRILATDLDKNALIKAQIGEYSAKALENLPVEFKKYFILTDNNTYKIDEKIKQCVTFKQHDLLQDDFPANCDLILCRNVMIYFTEDAKNLLYRKLYDALSPEGVLFVGSTEQIIMSNKYGFYPIENFFYKKA, from the coding sequence ATGTCCGCTGATTATGAGTATTTTAAGTTAAAAATAAAACAAAAAACAGGAATTAATCTTACATATTATAAAGAAAAACAGATGAAAAGAAGAATAGATTCCTTGGTTAAACGAAATAATTGTACATCCTATGAAGAATATCTGAAACTTCTCGAAAAGAGCAAAGAACGCTTCGAAGAATTTATTAATTACCTGACGATAAATGTATCGGAATTCTTTAGAAATAAAGCTCAATGGGTTATACTTGAAAAAAAAATTATTCCGCTTTTATTAGATTACAGAAAAAAAGATTTAAAAATATGGAGTGCCGCATGTTCTACAGGAGAAGAACCATATTCAGTTGTAATGCTCCTTACTAAATTTTTGGACCTGTCTTTTATCAGGATTCTTGCCACTGATTTGGATAAAAATGCCCTTATAAAGGCTCAAATAGGTGAATACTCAGCAAAGGCCCTGGAAAACCTACCTGTTGAATTCAAAAAATATTTTATTCTAACGGATAATAACACCTACAAAATTGATGAAAAAATAAAACAATGTGTAACCTTTAAACAACATGACCTTTTGCAGGATGACTTTCCCGCAAACTGTGACCTTATTTTATGCAGAAATGTAATGATTTACTTTACAGAAGATGCAAAAAACCTCCTTTACAGGAAATTATATGATGCATTAAGCCCTGAAGGTGTTTTGTTTGTGGGAAGTACTGAACAGATAATCATGTCAAATAAATATGGGTTTTATCCTATAGAAAATTTTTTTTACAAAAAGGCTTAA
- a CDS encoding tetratricopeptide repeat protein, whose protein sequence is MNYLRRFIKKPFPFFYSYILGIFFLKLRNYHKAKMYLMNALKVKQHKDPDIIFWLGIINYYQRKFDKAESLFKHAISINPGRGFYFYWLGEVYLQKGNFEDAIIKFKKALEFKTFPQGALSKIAFCFKELNRLDDALVYYDKALKFNSNSPDILNNKGICLLKSGKVNQAIECFKEALKILPGDSNILKNLGYAFIKNSNFSDALGVFMNLFRYNNRDISVVNNIGYCLINLSKFKEALDFIERGLCIEPNNKDLLINKITCLYKSGRYEDALRILVETTKTTEKDYYINLIGLCLEKLGKFNDALIFYNKAINLNPKNPYYLINAGSCLIKLNRLKDALNFFDKALEIDPLNLLIYQYKGYCLEHLNQTEEALICYNKAIGLEAKEANL, encoded by the coding sequence TTGAATTATTTACGTAGATTTATAAAAAAACCTTTTCCATTTTTTTATTCTTATATTTTAGGAATCTTTTTTTTGAAATTGAGAAACTACCACAAAGCTAAGATGTATTTAATGAATGCATTAAAAGTAAAACAGCATAAGGATCCTGATATTATATTTTGGTTAGGGATAATAAATTATTACCAAAGGAAATTCGATAAAGCTGAATCACTTTTTAAACATGCAATTTCTATAAATCCGGGGAGGGGGTTTTATTTTTATTGGTTGGGAGAAGTCTATTTGCAAAAGGGAAACTTCGAAGATGCAATTATAAAATTTAAAAAAGCATTGGAGTTTAAAACTTTTCCGCAAGGGGCGCTTTCTAAGATTGCCTTTTGCTTTAAAGAATTAAACCGCTTAGACGATGCCCTTGTTTATTATGATAAAGCCTTAAAATTTAATTCAAACAGTCCGGATATACTTAATAACAAAGGAATTTGCTTGTTAAAATCGGGAAAAGTTAATCAGGCTATTGAATGTTTCAAAGAAGCATTAAAGATCCTGCCGGGTGATAGTAATATTCTAAAGAATCTAGGGTATGCTTTTATAAAAAACTCTAATTTTAGCGATGCTTTGGGTGTTTTTATGAACCTATTCAGATATAATAATAGGGATATTAGTGTAGTAAATAATATAGGGTATTGCCTAATAAACTTAAGTAAATTTAAAGAAGCCCTTGATTTTATCGAAAGGGGCTTATGTATAGAACCTAATAATAAAGATTTGTTAATCAATAAAATCACATGTCTATATAAATCAGGCAGATATGAAGATGCATTAAGAATTTTGGTTGAAACAACAAAAACTACAGAAAAAGACTATTATATAAATTTAATAGGTTTATGTTTAGAGAAATTAGGTAAATTTAATGATGCCTTAATATTTTATAATAAGGCAATAAACTTAAACCCAAAAAATCCGTATTATTTGATTAATGCTGGTTCCTGTTTGATTAAACTAAACCGTTTGAAAGATGCTCTAAATTTTTTTGATAAAGCCCTTGAAATTGACCCCTTAAACTTGTTAATATATCAATATAAAGGTTATTGTCTTGAACATTTAAACCAAACAGAAGAGGCTTTAATATGCTACAATAAAGCAATAGGTTTGGAAGCAAAGGAAGCAAACCTATAG